Below is a genomic region from Bdellovibrio bacteriovorus.
AGTTGAGCCCGACCAATAGTGGAGCGCACATACAAAGCCCGTCCATGTTTAGGTACGGCCGCTAGGAACTTCGCGGTATCTACTCCCCATTGACCCGAAAGAGGATTGATGCGAGTCAGACCGGTATTGTTGAAGTTCACAATGCCGACGTCGACAAGGTCGTCGTTGCGAAGAGGACTTGCCATCAGGATGCGACCGCTATCTCCGTACTGGGTGATGATTCGCACCGACGGCACGCCCGTGGCGGTAATATCCGGACTGATTTTTTGCCAGCGTGGATAAGCGATGTTCGCAGTGGCTGTCGTAGAAATATTTCCGGCAGAGTCGAAGTGCTGAATATAGAAATCAATGGAGCTGGCCGTTTCAGAAGAAAGGTCGAGTTTGATTTGCCATTTTTGCGATGCCGAACACACCGCCAAATATTCTTGAGAAAGCGACGTTGATACTTTGACAACATGGAACGGCTCTGAACAGTCACCACCGACCGGGTAGTCGGCCTTCAGTGACGACAAGGAATAGTTCTGACGATTATCCAAAGGATCCACGGAAACGACGGGCGGAGTTAAGTCCACAGTGACGGTCTCGGTGTCTTCCGATGTTTTTTTCGCTTCGGTCTCTTCTTGGCGGGCAGCGAGGGCGTAATCACCATCGGTGATTCCATCCAGGTCCATTGAGATAACGAAGGTTTTGTCCGACAGGCATGTCGTGTTTCCTGTATAAGAGCCTAATTGAACTTGCACTTCTTGACCCACGTGAGCACAAGAGCCCATCACAGAATAAGAGCGGTAATTCGAAGAGGAAACAGCCTTATTGCTGTCATCGAAATTCAAGTGCAGTCGGTTGGTACTACGAAAATCTTCGAGCGATGCATCCAATGAGCAGGCGGAAGTGAGAAGGCAAATAAGCAGAACGTACCGGTAGAGATTTGCACCCATGCAGATCTTTTCGGTCCATTAAGAAAAAATGTTGAGTATCAAATTGAGATTTTCCGAATGAAAATGGCGAAATATGAATGCGAATTTTTGCATCGCAAATATCCCTGTTTTGACGCAAAAGGAACGCCCGGTTTGCGAGATATTCCTCAAAAAAATACGACTAACGAAGAGCATATCCTCCGTCGGGATACAATGTCGAACCGGTCATATATGTATTCTCCAAAAGGAACAAAACGGTGCTAGCAACTTCGTCGACGGTCCCGACTTTTTCTAAAAGATTGGCTTCGCAAAAACTTTTAAAAGCAGCTTCTCGGACTTCCGCAGGTTGCTGCTGCCAAAGATCGCTATCAATAGTTCCTGGAGAGACTACATTCACACGAACAGGTGCTAATTCCGTTGCTAATGCTTTTCCCAAACTTTCAATCGCACCGTTGCAGGCGGAGTAAGCGGCACCACCCGAGACGGGGCGAACGCTGGCAGCTCCTGACATTAAAACAATGGCTCCTTCCGAAGAAATTTTTCCGATAGAATGTTTTACGGCCCAGTACTGACCCCAAAACTTGGATTTGAAGGGACTTTCGGCGACCTCATCGCTGATCTCCGTCATCATTCCGCGTCCGTAAGAAGCGCCCGGTGAAAATAAATAATCAAAAGAGTCTACGTTTTTGAAAAAGGCGGCTATAGATTCTTTGTTCGTATTGTCGATTAAAAATCCGCTGGCGGACTTTCCCAAAATGGAAAGAGCTTTATCCATTTTTTCCTGCGTGCGACCGCCGACGATTACTTTGCCGCCGCCTTTGATAATGTTTTCAGCAACACGCAAGCCAATGCCTGAAGTTCCACCAATAATAACAGCCGTTTTTCCTTTGAATTTCATGCGGTCTTCCTTTTTTAGATAAAGAAAAACCCCAGCGTCGGAGGGATGAACACTGGGGTTTTTGCGGCGGGATCTACTTCACGTACTGAATAATCGAGTCTTCTGCGAAGCGGACTTTTTTGAGATTTTGGAATGAGTCTTCAGGATGTCTGTATCCTAAAGCAACTGTAGCAACGGACTTCCAGCCTGTTCCTTGCAAACCTAAAATTTCATCGTAGGCGGCAGGATCAAAGCCCTCCATCGGGGTCGCATCAATCTTCAACATCGCTGCGGTTTCTAAAAGAAATCCCATAGCGATGTAAGCTTGACGTTGCGACCACACGCGAATTTTTTCATCTGGAGCTTTAGCTAAATTTTCAATCATCATACTTTTATAGCCGTCCAAAGAAGCGGGAGGGATGGAGCGGACTTCGGCGATACGATCGATATATTTTTGGATGTAAGCCTCGTCCATTTCTTCTTTATATAAGAAGACGACATAGTGGCTGGCATCGGTCACTTGGGTTTGATTCCAAGAAACAGTTTTTAATTTTTCACGCAGGGCAGGATTTTCAATGACTAAGAATTTCCACGGTTGAATTCCGTAAGAAGACGGGGCGAGTTGCAAAGAATCCTTTAATACTTCCCAATCTTTTTCTGAGATCTTTTTTGTAGCGTCATAGCGTTTTGTTGCGTAACGCCAGTCCAGAGCTTCTTTAATACTTGTATGAGTCATATATTCTCCCTGATCTGCTTAATGTAACAGATATGAGCACAATATAGCGGGCTTGAAATTTAATTGCAACAATAAAACGCACATTTAAAAGTCCTATAAACCGCTTAAATTGATTTAGGGCCCTAAGTCCTTAAGATTGTTTATTTTTAGGGATTGAGGTAAGATCTCTTTATGGTCGATCAAAGATTTTCTGTCTCAGTTCATATCATGACAGTTCTTGCCTATCACAAGGGCGAGCTGCTGACTTCAGATCAGCTCGCAAGTAGCATTCGCACGAATCCCACCGTGATTCGTCGTTTGGTTTCTCGCTTGGTTGATGCCGGCCTTTTGGAATCTTTCAAAGGAAAATCGGGTGGAGTAAAGATCTTAAAATCTCCGAAAGAAATTTCCTTAAGAGAAATCTACACGGCCGTTTGTGATAAGAAGTTGATCGCCACTCCAGATAAAGAACCTATGAAACAATGCCTGGTTAGCTGCAACATGGGAAAACTCATGG
It encodes:
- a CDS encoding SDR family oxidoreductase, which gives rise to MKFKGKTAVIIGGTSGIGLRVAENIIKGGGKVIVGGRTQEKMDKALSILGKSASGFLIDNTNKESIAAFFKNVDSFDYLFSPGASYGRGMMTEISDEVAESPFKSKFWGQYWAVKHSIGKISSEGAIVLMSGAASVRPVSGGAAYSACNGAIESLGKALATELAPVRVNVVSPGTIDSDLWQQQPAEVREAAFKSFCEANLLEKVGTVDEVASTVLFLLENTYMTGSTLYPDGGYALR
- a CDS encoding NAD(P)H-dependent oxidoreductase is translated as MTHTSIKEALDWRYATKRYDATKKISEKDWEVLKDSLQLAPSSYGIQPWKFLVIENPALREKLKTVSWNQTQVTDASHYVVFLYKEEMDEAYIQKYIDRIAEVRSIPPASLDGYKSMMIENLAKAPDEKIRVWSQRQAYIAMGFLLETAAMLKIDATPMEGFDPAAYDEILGLQGTGWKSVATVALGYRHPEDSFQNLKKVRFAEDSIIQYVK
- a CDS encoding RrF2 family transcriptional regulator — protein: MVDQRFSVSVHIMTVLAYHKGELLTSDQLASSIRTNPTVIRRLVSRLVDAGLLESFKGKSGGVKILKSPKEISLREIYTAVCDKKLIATPDKEPMKQCLVSCNMGKLMDEVANGIEKNSMEYLSGIRLSDLCGKIK